taataataataataataataataatagattattagattaatatcatgatttgtatttgaaaatttccaATTCATCGTAACCCACGCACAATAGATTTAATGTCGACGATCATATGTAGATTATGACTTATGGTCAGCGAAATTTTATTCGTActagaaacataaaaaacaagtGTAATGtgaactagaaaaaaaataccaaaattgttcaatactttattattgttaatgcaataaccaaaataatatttatgaacacaACGTATATGATTAATCTAAATCGTATATAGGTTTATCGATAATAATGACCCCAACTCTATTATTTGTCATCGCCGTCAATCTATGCAATACAAAGACAATACTCTCCCCGACGTATAATCTAGTATTTAAgagtagttataaattatagttaataaattggCAAATTTAACCATATCGAATTTTCCAACGACTAACCCCCCCCCCTCCTGCTTCCACgagtttaaataatagaaataggtatgtttaattaaactataatacattgtcGAAATTCTTTTGATTTATTACCAATTAATCCAAAGAGGAAGTAAACCGGCCTTTTCCACCACAGCCATCCGACACGCAATTCTTTCCACGCACTTTTCCGAGTCCAACACCTTCCGGAATACGGTCAGAGCTGGGTCGAACATGTCCAACCGCCGGTGATGGTCGCTTACCGGTGAGTCGTCGGGCTTGTAAGACGGCGACAAGGCGCCGTTTTTGCCGACCGCCGTGCCCGGTAGCGCGGTGGGCTCCGTCAACACTTTGGTGGCCGCGGTGGACGACGCCGGTACGAAAATCGGCCCGGTCAGAAAATCGAGTATGCGCGCCGGGATGGTCAACAGGCCTCCGACGAGCATCGGGGCCGAGAACAGGGACAGGAGCAGCGGCCCCACCGTCAACAGGATGAGTGGTATCATGAACAGCTTGAGCAGTTTCATCAGCTTGGTGATCAACAGGAACTTGAAGAACATGGCGATCAGGAACATCTTGAGCTTGAACACGAGCAGGAACAAGATCTTGAGGAACCCGAACGCCTTGAGCTTGGCCAGCCCGATCTTGACCAGGGCCATTATGCCCACCTTGTGCCAGTCGATCTTGTCGTAGATCATCTGCACCTGTTGATGGAAGTTGCCGTTCGTGTTGTACTGTCCAGCGGCTGGACGGTGGCCGTACGGCGGCAGGTTGCTTATGTACGACACTTGCTTGTAGCCCGGCGGCATCATCAGGCCGGCCGGATACGGATACGGCGCCGCCAAGCCGTACGGCGGCCGGTCGATGGTCGACACGCCGCCTCCGCCAACGCCGTAACTTCCGGACGGGCTCCATCCGGTCCCGTCGTTGCCTTTGTTGTAGCTCGCGTCGTACGAATCTTGATAGCCCGCCGAGCCGTCTTCTTCTGCCACCGATATGTCCGTGTCGACGGCCGAGTAATCGTTAATGCCGCTCATTAATTgtctgtaaataaaaacaatgcgTGTTATGTTAAATAGTGTATCCTTTCGATTCACAAACACTTAAAACAGGACGAAGGATAAGATTTTCGCAAAACGATAACGCATCAACCCCCCGCTTGAATTCCGCGgatgataatattcataatatatgatctACGATAACGGCACGTAATAatcaattgttaaataatattatctacagcTGTTCATgactagtaattattaatcgcgttcaataaattaaaaaataatatcgtgcgtaatatattatgaaaaagatTTTCAAACGGGGCGTTGAAGCgttctaatattttgtaatcgtGTCGGTAAAGGTAATTtcgtacttaataaataacactcGGAGTAAATTTCGTACCTATTGTTCACGTGATACACATCGGCGTCGACAATAATGTCGGTCTCGTTACCGTCATCGTCGTCTTTTTCGCGCACGATGGTCGCGCCGTTACTGCTCTGGTGGTTGGACGGGCGCACTATTTGTCTTATCAATTTTCCTCGGACTACTAACGGTGACGTTTTTCTACCGGTCACCATAGGTCCGAGTACGGGGATACGATTGTCTCCGTTCAAAGACCTACTAGTGGCTAACTGCAAGGGTTCAGCAGTGATGGTGGAAATGGTAGCAGTGGTCgttgttgctgttgttgttgttgttgttgtcgtcgtcgtttgGTTTTCGGTGTCTAATCTTTCATTTCGGTTCGGCTCCGGAGTTACCACAGCGATAATCGGTCGCCCTTCTTTCCGCTGTTCGTCTACCGGCCGTTCCGTCGCTTTTGGCGTGACGGTTTTGGAAGTCAAGCTCACCGACGGAAATTTGCCTTGGTCTCGGGGTACCGGTTTCTCGCCGGTCTTGTTGTAAACAGTTACCGGGGTCTTGGACATCGCTTGACCCGAACGAATGCACAGGAGAGTGACGACGGACGTCACCACTACGATTGCCAATATTTTCACGACGTTCATGGTGAACGGCCAGCCAGGGGTCGGTCCTCGTGTTCGCCGGTGGTTTTCAAGCCTGCGAAAAACAAACATCATTCTTTGGCATCACGAGAATcgactattaaaaaaataataacaatatattataatattattattgctattatatgTTTCTTTACTAGACTGTCGTCGAACGCCGCCGACTTGCGAACTCGAACAACACTCGTCGTGCGGTACAcacgaataattattattctaagtgaatacgatattatttacCCGAAGGTATGGCTCGCTAACGTCGAGCAGAAAGTGAAAACTGTTGCACTTTTcaacagttattatttacatcgTAAATTATAAcgctgtatagtgtatacatccaaataattgtcaatagtaataatagtgttattattattatttattgcagcCGAACGCCGTCTtacgatacatattatatctatacgctgtacacaataatattgcaaCGGTAGTTTTTCATGCGATTTCATGAACGCTGCTGACACAGTCCGTAAGGTTCGAAAATCGTCCGACTATTGTTATCGCgagtacaacaataataaccgTTTAATTAATCACCGAACGATATTAACGAATTTTTAACATGTTCCGCCGTATGATTACGGCGTTGACACACGGTCCAAAGAACGTTTGTTTTCTAATAACCACGCTGCcgaaagaataaataatagctaACACGTTTCCAAAAATGGATTACCGGTTACCGGAATTCTGTGGTTTTATCGAGACTAAAATTTGCGTTTTCTCGCTTTTTTTGTACCGACTACCaataatacgtttaatatttatattaataaactgtttacctactttattagtttattttataaataaaatctttttttttcctttttttctttacttgCATCAGAGTTTAGCTGACTGTTGTGTTGttaaactaataacataagatattttttatttattattaatcagcgACAtagatttaatgaatttttaatataggtacaaaataatattacagatttatagtttatactcatatttttacgattctttgtaaattatatttttctacgtttaacagtttaatataacagttttaaataacttttatatattattttttttttttaattttcgacgatctacaaaaacatattacgcCTTGACATTCAATACCGCTGATCAGTGATCATGTTCAACTTTATCATTAACTAGTGACTATATATTGgcccatttttaaaatcaaaaatatataaatcaatggGATCTGTATATTTGTgaatgtatagtaaataaat
The DNA window shown above is from Aphis gossypii isolate Hap1 chromosome 2, ASM2018417v2, whole genome shotgun sequence and carries:
- the LOC114120510 gene encoding uncharacterized protein LOC114120510, whose amino-acid sequence is MNVVKILAIVVVTSVVTLLCIRSGQAMSKTPVTVYNKTGEKPVPRDQGKFPSVSLTSKTVTPKATERPVDEQRKEGRPIIAVVTPEPNRNERLDTENQTTTTTTTTTTATTTTATISTITAEPLQLATSRSLNGDNRIPVLGPMVTGRKTSPLVVRGKLIRQIVRPSNHQSSNGATIVREKDDDDGNETDIIVDADVYHVNNRQLMSGINDYSAVDTDISVAEEDGSAGYQDSYDASYNKGNDGTGWSPSGSYGVGGGGVSTIDRPPYGLAAPYPYPAGLMMPPGYKQVSYISNLPPYGHRPAAGQYNTNGNFHQQVQMIYDKIDWHKVGIMALVKIGLAKLKAFGFLKILFLLVFKLKMFLIAMFFKFLLITKLMKLLKLFMIPLILLTVGPLLLSLFSAPMLVGGLLTIPARILDFLTGPIFVPASSTAATKVLTEPTALPGTAVGKNGALSPSYKPDDSPVSDHHRRLDMFDPALTVFRKVLDSEKCVERIACRMAVVEKAGLLPLWINWMLYRVSKIIPNEKLGTYLKAYSDVSNVIHNKSDYPSNYWTKWCSEHYDCNITNTANTVTNVIDAVQ